cgtttgtttttttattttttttcatgaagATCAAGGCATTATCAGCTCTTCTGAATCAGCCGCTTTGTGTGCTGCCAGTCTCCCCTCTGAAGAAGCCTCTGTTTAGTGTACTCTGTTTTAGTGGGTGTGGGAGAGGCAGCCTATGTCTGTCTGTTGAGGAGGAATGTGGTTGTTTATGGGATTCTTTTATTAAACAAGAGATTTACATGCAGCTGCAAAGAGCCTGCTGTGTTCGCTCAACATCATTAACATACTCCCGACTTGGAATCACACATTTCCAAGTTATTATACAATAGGCTGCTCACACTGTTTATGGCTCATTAAGTCATATTTTCTTAGTCGCTGGCTTGCTGAAAACCAACTATGCAAGTAATATTTTTAGTCAGATTCAaccaaaaatgacaaacatttactagctgcagctcctccaatGTCAGAAGTTTATCATTTATCATCATCAGCTATATTAGCTAAggtaaaagataaaataagCCTTTATAGAAACACAGAAGGGGAAAGTTACTGTAACAGAAGCACATATAGAAATAAGTTACCTACAGTTAAAGGTAGTACAATTATAAGAGGTGGCATATAAAACttaaaaacatgtacaaaatataaagcatacAACAGAATAGTTAGGAAAAGTGACGTTGGTGTGTTGCGATTAAAAGTAGCAGTCAGCCTATAGGCCACATTAAGTGGTGATACTTATTGTGGTTCTATGATAGTAGATATGATTGTAATTAGAAtactgaaaatacaaataattgtatGACAAAAATTGTCAGTTTTGTTAAACAGGACAAATAAAAAGGGAACTCCTGGACATACTAAAAAATagttaaacaacaataatatgaGCCTGGTAATTGACAAGCAACATAGCCTCATTCCTTCCTGGTAATTATTTCAAGTCCTCATAAGGTAGCTTAAGGTTCAAAGAaacctgaacattttaaaattagttgttttaatttcacttttacACCATGTATTGGAtttgatattgttttaaattattcacaCCAAAATACAATTCATGCTCACTAGATGGCAGCAATCAAAATCTAACGTGGTCGCCACAATGAAATACTTCCGGGTTGTGGCTCTGATAGGTAAACAATAACATGAGGGCAAATCCATAGACCAACCTTTCTACTTTGTGGAGAACAAACTAGAGTTGTGCGACTTTGGAAAACACGCTGGTCGTCCTATtgtttttgagttattttctGGAAACACATTTACCCTCTCTGCGGCCATGTTGTTCCTCCGGACGGCGGCTCTCAGCTGCAGAGGTCTGACCGCTCTGCGCTGCATGCCTGCCGGCTTCACCGCCTCCAGAACCACCGCTTCATATGTCCAAGGCCAGAGCCCGGAACCACGTATCCGAGAATACTTCTACTATATTGACCACCAAGGACAGGTGGGTAAACTGACAAAAAACAtaaccttaaaaaaacatttatgcaaGGCATTCTCCTACTAGCATGACACTTCTGTGTGTGCTCCACTTACAGCTTTTCCTCGATGACACTAAAGTGAAGAACTTTGTCACCTGCTtcaaaggtaaaaataaacGCACAGCCAATAAAGAGATTGTTGGCTTTAATTGTTTAAAgcaatttctttaaagaaataagaaaaacagaatATTACAGGTGCAACTCAATAAATTAGAATGTCGTGGAaaagttaatttattttattaagtcaattaaacaaattaaactcCTATATTATATGGATTcattacacacaaactgaaatatgtcaagcctttatttgtcttaatcttgatgactacagcttacagctaatgaaaacccaaaaatcagtatctcagaaaattacaatattacataagaccaataaaaaaaacgatttttaatagaaaaatgtCGGCCTTCTGAAAAGAATGTTCATATGTATGCACTCAGTACTTGGTTGGGCCTCCTTTTGCATGAATTACTGCATCAATGTGAAGAGGCAATGAGGCCATCAGCTGCTGGGGTGTTATGGAAGCCCAGGTTGCTTTGATAGCGGCCTTCAGCTCATCTGCATTTTTGGGTCTCGtgtctctcatcttcctcttgacAATACCCCATAGATTCTCTATAGGGTTCAGGTCAGGCAAGTTTGCTGGCCAATCAAGCACAGTAATTCCGTGGTCATTAAACCAGGTCTTAGTACTTTTGGCTGTGTGGGCAGGTGCCAAGTcctgctggaaaatgaaatcagcatCTCCATAAAGCTTGTCAAAAGAAGGAAGCATGAAGTGCTCTAAAACTTCCTGGTAGACGTCTGCGTTGACTTTGGACTTGAGAAAACACAGTGGACCAACACCAACAGAGGACATTGCCCCCAAATCATCACTGACTGTGGAAACTTCATCCTGGACGTCAAGCAACGTGGATTCTGTGcctctccactcttcctccaaaaatgtacagtggggcaaaaaagtatttagtcagccaccaattgtgcaagttctcccatttaaaaagatgagagaggcctgtaattgttatcatagatacctcaactatgagagacaaaatgagaaacaaaaatccagaaatcacattgtctgatttttaaagaatttattttcaaattattgtggaaaataagtatttggtcaataagaAAAGTTCacctcaatactttgttatataccctttgttggcaatgacagaggtcaaacgttttctgtaagtcttcacaaggtttacTTTCTATGAATATGCTTGGATACAGTTCTCTGTGAACAGTCAGCTTCTATAGCAATGACCTTTTGAGGCTTACCATCCTTGTGGAGGGTGTCAATGACTGTCTTCTGGACAACTGTCAAGTCAGCAGTCTTCCCCATGATTGTGAAGTCTACTGAACCAGATTGAGAAACCCTTTAAAGGTTCAAGACACCTTTGCAGGTGTTTTGAGCTAATTAGCTGATTAGAGTGACACCGTGAGTCTAcaatattgaactttttcacAATATTTTAATCTTCTGAGATATTTATTATAAGGattcattacacacaaagtgaaatatttcaagcctttatttgtcttgATCTTGATGACTACGGCTTACagctaataaaaacacaaaaatctgtgagtttattttttttaaattgacttaatgaaataaatgaacttttccacgatattctaatttattgagatgcacctgtaCAAGTCACTCAATTCTGGGTCATAATGCACAACCCACCTTTAAGCCTGTCTGATGTCAGGGAATGCTGTGCTTTAGTGATGCATATATATTTGCTAAACAAATGACTGCAAGTTAAGGTGTGAAACCACTGCTGATGCCTTCAATATATTCTATATAATGTATTTCATGAAATGTATGTGACATTTAGAGCAACACTCAtcgctgtttttttatttccagacGTTAAATTCCTGGTGTTCTTCTTCAGTCGGCTGCGTTCAAACCAGAGTGGTCGTTACGATGGGGACTTCCCCTTCCTGTCCCTGTGTGGCAGGGAGAGGAACTTTGTGCGCTGCGACGACCGTCCTGTAGTCTTCACCCACCTGCTGCAGAGTGCTGCGGGGGCCCCGGGAGTCCCTGGAGATCAGGAGCTGCTGTCTTACTGCGGTGGTGCAGATAAGTTGTCTGCCCCGTTCCGCCCAGAGGCACTGTACATGCAACCTGTCAGTGGACGACTCTACCACCCCTGCTCAGAGCTTGCAGGGGGGGTCGGACTGGTCAGGTCTGCTCTGGCCATCGAGCTTAGCCCATACTTTGTTTATCTTTCGGATCACTGCCAATCAGGACAGCCAACACACTTTCTCTGGGGTGGACAGAAGCACACATTAACCAATGAGCTCGCAGGATGCTTCCCAACTGCTGAGAAgggcagcagagagcaggaTGAGCTGGGATAATGACCAAATGAGTGAAAGGTGTgccttacattttgaaatgctgTCCAGATAAGCCGCTAGTGTCCCATACGGGGAACGGGTGACGACTACATTCTCACAGTGTGATCATTACTGTTTGGAGTCTGAGCTGATGTATCTTCCAATACTAATGTATGTGGTTTGAGAGATATTCACTGATGATGCAGTgcttttgaatgtatttttgctCGAAACCCCTCAAACAACGCACTGCAAATTTCCCTATGGATTCTGTGGATTAATTAGAATCACATGTATCGCTCTGAAGTGGTATTACTACTCAGTATTTCACAACTAAAAAAGCAGAGGTAGGATTTTAGTGTGTAGCACCTTGCAGCAATCATCTCAAAACCTGTTGATCCTGAATGTGTTAGGTTGTGTCTGTTCAGTAAAATAGTCACTATCCTCTTAAGCAAGATTCAAGAGAGAGGTTACTTTGCAAATTGAGTACAGATGATTATATATGTAacttaaacaacaacataaaaaacacagattaatgCATATCCCACAAGGATGTAACGTGTAAT
This DNA window, taken from Eleginops maclovinus isolate JMC-PN-2008 ecotype Puerto Natales chromosome 9, JC_Emac_rtc_rv5, whole genome shotgun sequence, encodes the following:
- the c9h8orf82 gene encoding UPF0598 protein C8orf82 homolog encodes the protein MLFLRTAALSCRGLTALRCMPAGFTASRTTASYVQGQSPEPRIREYFYYIDHQGQLFLDDTKVKNFVTCFKDVKFLVFFFSRLRSNQSGRYDGDFPFLSLCGRERNFVRCDDRPVVFTHLLQSAAGAPGVPGDQELLSYCGGADKLSAPFRPEALYMQPVSGRLYHPCSELAGGVGLVRSALAIELSPYFVYLSDHCQSGQPTHFLWGGQKHTLTNELAGCFPTAEKGSREQDELG